The sequence CTTTCTCGCCGAGCTCGACGCCGGGGAGACGCCGGCCAATGCCCGTGAGTTCGCCGTCCGCCCCTGGCTAGAGCAACTCATCTCTCCGATCCGTCGCGACGCCGACCAGAACGGCGTGATCATCGAGATCGTCTGCGACAACGCCCTCACCGGGTACGCGCATCCCGAAACCCTGGCGCGCCTCATCAGTGCGCTGACGTATGCCGCAGCGGACCAGCCGTCCGGGGGGACCATTCGGGTCGTTGCCCAACGCACCCACGAGGCCTTCCATCTGTCGATCGATCCCGGTCGCGGCGTCGCCGGCGTGTCGGTCGGAACGCGGTCCAGCGAGATCAGCGACCTGAATCTCTCCGATCCGCTCGCCCAAGAAGTCATCGTGCGCGCCGCGGCAAGTCTGAACGCGAACATCGCCACCGAACTCGACGGCGGCTCGATCCTCCGAATCCACTTGGAGATCCCTATCCAACCGGCGGCCACGACTCGGCCCCGAACGCCGACGCCACACCACTCCGGCGTGGCCCAGCAAGCGCGATGAAGAGGGCAGCCTTGCGGTTCATTCATTGCGAGCAGTGCCGCGAGACCGTGCGAATCCCGCTCGAGAACGTCGAGCCTGCCACCGCGGACGACTTCCGCGAGAGGCACGCGTCCTGCCGGCTTCGAATCTATGAACCGACCGGCCGCGCCGAAGCGTCCGGAACCTGGCAGGACCCAATGTCCACGCGGCGGCTGGAAGTTCGCGGCGACGACGGCCTGGCGATGGCGGTGGCGGCGCGGCGGCTTCTGGCCGAGCCGCTCGTCTGGCACATCGAGCAACAGGAATGCGAAGAGGAGCTCGAGGTCGAACTCGACCGCGCCCTGTTCTGGGCCTCCGTCGATCGGACATTGTACCCGAGTCACCTGCCGAAACGGACGCTAGAGGAGTGGGCGACCCAGCTCGAGCACTTCGCCCGGAGCGCCCGGCCCGAAGACATCGTGCTCCTCGAGGACGACCCCCGTTGCGGCAACGCCACCTTCGCCTGCTTCACGATCACGGCCCGTGCACGGCTCGAATCGGGCCTGGCGGCCTTCGGGTTCGACGCCGAGACCCAGTCCCGCCTCGCCGCCCTTTTCGACCAGGAGCTCTTCCCGCCCCTGCGGGTGGAACGTCGCCTGGTGCCTGCCAAGCCGTCGGCCCGCGCCGAGCCCGGCGCCCAGCCCGCCTTGACCCGGTAGCCGCACCTCGGTTAATTCGAGGTCTAGCGCCGTGCACGCCCCAGGGGCCGCCGGCGGGTGAACTATGGACGTCGTCGAGACGGCTCGAGGGTGGCGCCCCCTGGATCGCGCCGAGGCAATCGCCGCGCTCGACGCCAGTGGGCCCGCGTTGGACGACCTCCGCGCCCGGGCCGGAGCCCTGCGCGACGCCGGCAAGGGCCGCCGGGTCAGTTACTCCCGCAAGGCCTTCTTCCCAATCACCAATCTCTGCCGAGATCGCTGCGCCTACTGCACCTTCCGGCGAGATGAAGGTGAGGACGGCGCCTGGACCATGTCTCCGGACGAGATCGGCGACTGGTCCGAACGCGCCCGACGTCTCGGATGCCGGGAAGCCCTGCTCTGCCTGGGAGACCAGCCCGAAGCGGTTTCACCTGCGTACCGCGAATGGCTCACGGGGCAGGGTCACAAGAACACGATCGAGTACGTGGAGCGCGCGAGCCGGATCTCTCTCGAGCGAGGCCTGCTGCCGCACTCCAACCCCGGCATCATGAGTGCTGAGGAACTCGCGCTACTCCGGCCGGTCAATGTGAGCCTCGGCATGATGCTCGAGACGACCAGTGAGCGTCTGCGCGGCAAAGGCCAAGCCCACTACTACGCGCCGGACAAGGACCCCGCGCTACGCCTGGAGGTCCTCGAGAACGCGGGCCGTCTGAAGATCCCGTTCACGACAGGATTGCTCATGGGCATCGGCGAGACCCTCGAAGAGCGGGTCGATACGATCTTCGCCATCGGCGAGGTCCACCGGAAGTACGGCCACATTCAGGAAGTCATCGTGCAGAACTTCCGCGCGAAGCCCGAGATCCCGATGGCCACCAGCGACGAACCGGACGAGGTCGAACTGGCCCGAACCGTCGCCATGACCCGGCTGGCCCTCGGACCGGAGATGAACGTCCAGGTGCCACCGAACCTGTCCCCGGACGCCATCGCTTATCTCCTGGACAGTGGAATCAATGACTTCGGCGGCATCTCGCCGCTCACCCCGGACTTTGTGAACCCCGAGGCCCCGTGGCCCCACCTCGGCGCCCTGGCCAAGGCCTGCGAGCGAGCCGGCTATGAGCTTCACGAGCGTCTGGCGCTGTACCCCGAGTACATCGACCGCCCCGAGTTCCTCGACCCCGCCCTGCGAGAGCGTGTCGCCGAAGAATGGGCTACTATTCAGCGCATGGAAGACGCCGCGTCCGATTCGGCCCAGGAGGTCGCACCATGAATACTCCCATCGAAGAGGTCCGAGCCCTCTTGCCCGACGGCGCGCCCCTCGAGCGAGCGCTGGCACCTGCAAGCGCCCCCGTCCGTGAAATCCTCGATCGCGCCCTCGAGCAGCGGGACGTCGAGGCGGCCGATGTCCCGGTCCTGCTGCGCCTCGAGAACGACGACCTGCGCGCACTGATAGCGGCCGCCGATCACATCCGTCGCGAAGACGTCGGCGACGAAGTCACGTATGTCGTGAACCGAAACATCAACTTCACAAACATCTGCTTCGTGAACTGCCAGTTCTGCGCCTTCAAACGCCAGCGCTGGGAAGACGACGCGTACGACCATGGGATGGACTCGATCCTCGCGAAAGTCGAAGAGGCCATCGCACGCGGCGCGACCGAAGTCTGTATGCAGGGCGGCATCAACCCGCAGATGAGCGCGTTCCACTACCGCGACGTTCTGGTCGCCATCAAGACCGCGTTCCCGCAGATCCACATGCACGCATTCTCCCCGATGGAGATTCTCTACGGGTCCCGGCGGACCAACATGTCCTTCGAGGATTACCTCAGCATGCTGCGCGACGCCGGCCTGGGGAGCGTCCCCGGCA is a genomic window of Candidatus Binatia bacterium containing:
- the cofG gene encoding 7,8-didemethyl-8-hydroxy-5-deazariboflavin synthase CofG, translating into MDVVETARGWRPLDRAEAIAALDASGPALDDLRARAGALRDAGKGRRVSYSRKAFFPITNLCRDRCAYCTFRRDEGEDGAWTMSPDEIGDWSERARRLGCREALLCLGDQPEAVSPAYREWLTGQGHKNTIEYVERASRISLERGLLPHSNPGIMSAEELALLRPVNVSLGMMLETTSERLRGKGQAHYYAPDKDPALRLEVLENAGRLKIPFTTGLLMGIGETLEERVDTIFAIGEVHRKYGHIQEVIVQNFRAKPEIPMATSDEPDEVELARTVAMTRLALGPEMNVQVPPNLSPDAIAYLLDSGINDFGGISPLTPDFVNPEAPWPHLGALAKACERAGYELHERLALYPEYIDRPEFLDPALRERVAEEWATIQRMEDAASDSAQEVAP